The Paenibacillus sp. RUD330 genome has a segment encoding these proteins:
- a CDS encoding SDR family oxidoreductase translates to MRLQGKVGIITGSASGIGRGMALAMAKEGAHIAIVDVNEQKGQETLAEVNRCTEGCLFIRDISVKDNAHDIVAEVVKKFGKLDILVNNAHASRQASFIDTTQEQLDLSFGTGFYPTFHFMQAAYAELKKSQGKVINFASGAGIDGQVTQTSYAAAKEAIRAISRVAANEWGPDGINVNLISPIALTPGVEQWRDSAPDMYEAMINRIPLRRLGDPEQDIGQVAVFLASEESNYITGQTIMVDGGSIKLR, encoded by the coding sequence ATGAGATTGCAAGGGAAAGTCGGAATCATCACCGGCAGCGCATCGGGAATCGGCCGCGGCATGGCGCTCGCCATGGCCAAGGAAGGCGCGCATATCGCCATCGTCGACGTGAACGAGCAGAAAGGGCAGGAGACGCTCGCCGAGGTCAACCGCTGCACGGAAGGCTGCCTTTTCATCCGGGACATCTCGGTCAAGGACAATGCGCATGACATCGTGGCCGAGGTCGTCAAGAAGTTCGGCAAGCTGGATATTCTGGTGAACAACGCGCATGCGTCGAGGCAAGCCAGCTTTATCGACACGACTCAGGAGCAGCTCGACCTGTCGTTCGGAACGGGCTTTTACCCGACCTTCCATTTCATGCAGGCGGCTTACGCCGAGCTGAAGAAATCGCAGGGCAAGGTGATCAACTTCGCATCGGGCGCCGGCATCGACGGACAAGTGACCCAGACCTCCTATGCGGCCGCCAAGGAAGCGATCCGGGCGATCTCCCGCGTCGCGGCGAACGAATGGGGACCGGACGGAATCAACGTCAACCTGATCTCGCCGATCGCGCTGACGCCGGGTGTCGAGCAGTGGCGCGACAGCGCTCCGGACATGTACGAGGCGATGATCAACCGCATTCCGCTGCGCCGCCTTGGCGATCCGGAGCAGGATATCGGCCAGGTCGCCGTATTCCTGGCGAGCGAAGAATCGAATTACATCACCGGCCAGACGATCATGGTCGACGGCGGTTCCATCAAATTACGTTAG
- a CDS encoding VOC family protein: protein MNKVTPFLMFEGNAEAAMKVYVSVIEDSEIKSITRYGADEPGPEGTVKQAVFSLKGQEIMCIDSFVKHAFTFTPSFSLFLACDTEEEVERVFARLSEDGEVLMPLGEYPFSRKFGWIVDKFGVSWQLALPQ from the coding sequence ATGAATAAGGTAACGCCCTTTTTGATGTTTGAGGGAAACGCGGAAGCGGCGATGAAGGTGTACGTCTCCGTGATCGAGGATTCGGAAATCAAAAGCATCACCCGGTATGGTGCGGATGAACCCGGCCCGGAGGGAACCGTCAAGCAGGCGGTCTTCTCACTGAAGGGCCAGGAAATCATGTGCATAGACAGCTTTGTCAAACATGCCTTTACTTTCACGCCGTCGTTCTCCCTGTTCCTTGCTTGCGACACTGAAGAGGAAGTGGAACGCGTTTTTGCGCGCCTGTCGGAGGACGGAGAGGTTCTGATGCCTCTGGGCGAGTATCCGTTCAGCAGGAAATTCGGCTGGATTGTGGACAAGTTCGGCGTTTCATGGCAGCTTGCACTGCCTCAGTAG
- a CDS encoding MarR family transcriptional regulator: MEEQTIFELIRDMDQFTNQLIVQWNKTFSEDLGVSHVLVLGHLKQNGKSRPSDIAKILGLTPPTLSYLSEKLVGKELAVRKVDESDRRIVYLEITETGAAVLRKATLEGQRLRRELFRKLTEEDRAHLARIYKKMNSGD, from the coding sequence ATGGAAGAGCAGACCATATTCGAACTCATCCGCGATATGGACCAATTCACCAATCAACTGATTGTCCAGTGGAACAAAACCTTTTCCGAAGACCTCGGCGTCTCCCATGTTCTCGTGCTCGGCCACTTGAAGCAGAACGGGAAAAGCCGGCCTTCGGACATTGCCAAAATATTGGGGCTCACCCCGCCGACGCTCAGCTACCTGTCGGAAAAGCTCGTCGGCAAGGAGCTGGCTGTCCGCAAGGTGGATGAATCCGATCGCCGGATCGTCTATTTGGAAATTACCGAGACAGGCGCCGCTGTCCTTAGGAAAGCGACTCTGGAAGGCCAAAGGCTGCGCAGGGAGCTGTTCCGGAAGCTGACCGAGGAGGACCGGGCGCATCTGGCGAGAATATATAAGAAGATGAACAGCGGAGACTAA
- a CDS encoding MarR family transcriptional regulator, which translates to MHPDESQSGLSAVDSLVQLSFLVQSILGRAGAEHDLSVIQIRLLGILRDREPSMQQLSRHLDLDKSSITGLVDRAERRGLVERTVAPADRRGFNVRMTSTGRELVRSVGGEIELRLQAALDVLPDDERSRLASLAAKLLGASARLQD; encoded by the coding sequence ATGCATCCTGATGAATCTCAAAGCGGCCTGTCGGCCGTGGACAGCCTGGTCCAGCTGTCCTTTCTTGTCCAATCCATTCTCGGACGGGCCGGCGCCGAGCATGACCTGTCGGTCATTCAAATCCGGCTGCTCGGCATTCTGCGCGATCGTGAGCCGAGCATGCAGCAGCTGTCCCGGCATCTCGATCTCGACAAGTCCAGCATTACCGGGCTGGTCGACCGCGCGGAGCGCCGCGGGCTGGTCGAGCGCACGGTCGCTCCCGCCGACCGTCGGGGGTTCAACGTCCGCATGACTTCAACCGGCAGAGAGCTCGTGCGCAGCGTCGGCGGGGAGATCGAGCTGCGGCTGCAGGCCGCTCTCGATGTCCTGCCTGACGACGAGCGCTCCCGGCTCGCCTCCCTTGCAGCGAAGCTTCTGGGCGCCTCCGCTCGTTTGCAGGACTGA
- a CDS encoding SDR family oxidoreductase encodes MGKLDRKVAIVTGGASGIGECMVDLFAQEGAIVIAADINEAALERASQKSNVHGMKLNVASDEDWQALAKEVHERFGKIDILVNNAGISSEKPFAEIDAQDWQKMLSINGFGPFAGMKHVAPYMAAQNKGSIVNISSYTALIGQGFNHYSASKGAVRALSKAAATTFGRQGVRVNAIFPGIVETPMTQALSTSKDLLGRLIQATPLQRLGQAIDIAQAALFLASDDSSYITGSELVVDGGYSAQ; translated from the coding sequence ATGGGAAAATTGGATCGGAAAGTAGCCATCGTAACCGGCGGAGCATCGGGCATCGGCGAATGCATGGTGGACCTGTTCGCGCAGGAAGGCGCCATCGTCATCGCGGCGGACATCAATGAAGCCGCGCTTGAAAGGGCCAGCCAGAAAAGCAATGTGCATGGAATGAAGCTGAATGTCGCCTCCGACGAGGACTGGCAGGCACTGGCCAAGGAAGTCCACGAACGCTTCGGCAAAATCGATATCCTGGTCAACAACGCCGGCATTTCCTCGGAAAAGCCTTTCGCCGAAATCGATGCCCAGGACTGGCAGAAGATGCTCTCCATCAACGGCTTCGGGCCCTTCGCCGGCATGAAGCATGTCGCTCCCTATATGGCGGCCCAGAACAAAGGATCGATCGTCAATATTTCTTCCTACACCGCCTTGATCGGTCAAGGCTTCAATCACTACTCCGCCTCCAAGGGCGCGGTGCGGGCGCTGTCCAAAGCGGCGGCCACGACCTTCGGCCGCCAAGGCGTCCGGGTCAACGCCATCTTCCCGGGCATCGTCGAAACGCCGATGACCCAAGCGCTGAGCACCTCCAAGGATCTGCTGGGACGCCTGATCCAGGCCACGCCTCTCCAGCGCCTCGGACAAGCCATCGACATCGCCCAGGCGGCGCTGTTCCTGGCTTCCGACGACTCCTCGTACATCACCGGCTCCGAGCTGGTTGTCGACGGTGGATACTCGGCCCAATAA